Below is a genomic region from Salinicoccus roseus.
CTGGTGAGACGGTCTCCTCTGCAGTCGTTGCGGACAACCTGTTGATGGCCGTCTACTTCCTCGTACTCATCGCCCTGCCCGCATTCGGCTTCTTCAGGAATAAATTCGGGACACCGCACATCGATGAAGTCGAATCCCGGGACGAAGCGGATAAGACCGCTGCCGCTTCCTATTGGAAGCGTAAGGAGATTGCATTGAACGACATCGCACTCGCCGTCGGTACGTCCTTCGTCATCGTCGCAGTATCCTTCAAGCTCGCCGAAATCTTCAGCAATCTGATTCCAGAGGATGCAAACATCTTCCTGACGATACTCAGGGCGATCATCGGTGACAACTACCTGATGCTCACGACGTTGACGTTGCTTCTTGTTACATTGATACCGAAGTATTTTGAACGCATTAACGGCGCCCAGGAGATTGGCACATTCCTGATCTACATCTTCTTCGTCGTCATCGGGGTGCCCGCTTCAATTCCATTGATCATCCAGAACGCACCGCTCATCCTGTTGTTTGCAGCCATCATCGTATTCATCAACATGCTCATTTCGTTCTCGCTCGGCAAACTGTTCAAGTTCGACCTTGAGGAGATCATCCTCTCCAGCAACGCCAACATCGGCGGACCGACGACGGCCGCTGCCATGGCCATCTCCCGGGGGTGGACGAAACTCGTCGGGCCGATCCTGATCGTCGGGACACTCGGCTATATCA
It encodes:
- a CDS encoding DUF819 domain-containing protein — its product is MDTLISPDETWLLWAFLVGWAAVSIYLEQRFEWASKLSGAIVALLGAMILANTGVIPIESPVYDAVWSYVVPLSIPLLLFQSNILKIWHESGRLLIIFLISAIGTVAGAIVSFTLLKDLIPGLPHIAAMISGSYTGGSVNFAALATRFDVPGETVSSAVVADNLLMAVYFLVLIALPAFGFFRNKFGTPHIDEVESRDEADKTAAASYWKRKEIALNDIALAVGTSFVIVAVSFKLAEIFSNLIPEDANIFLTILRAIIGDNYLMLTTLTLLLVTLIPKYFERINGAQEIGTFLIYIFFVVIGVPASIPLIIQNAPLILLFAAIIVFINMLISFSLGKLFKFDLEEIILSSNANIGGPTTAAAMAISRGWTKLVGPILIVGTLGYIIGNYIGTALGFWFSSMM